CACCGTCGTCCCCGCCGCCTCGGCGCCGAGCCCCCGGATGGCGACGCCGACGGTGACCGCAACGAGGCCGGAGGCCACCGTGGCGTAGCCGGTCACCCGCCCGCGCCGGCCCTTCGGCACGGTGCGCCCCATGACGTCCTTGGCGGCGATCGACGACACGGACCGCCCCAGGGCGAACAGCGCGAGCGCGGCGATGATCCCCCACCCGGCCGCGGTGCCGGTCGTGGTGGCCACGACCGCGGCCATGACGGCAACGGCCGCCGCCTGCACCCCGGCACCGCCCACCCACAACCACTTGCGGACGGGCAAGCGCCGCACCCACGGCACCAGCCCCGCCTGCGGCAGCAGCGAGCCGGACTCGCGGACGGGGACCAGGAGCCCGGTCAGCCCAGCGGGCGCCCCCACCGTAGCCAGCAGCCAGGCCAGCACCGTCTTGGCGTCCACGACGAAGTCGCCGGCGTGCTGCAGGGTGAGCGCCCCAACCAGCCGCCCGGCGTTGCGCGGGACCTCGGCGCAGACTTCCTCGGGCAGGTCGCCGCACCCGTGCTCCTCGTCCCCGAGGAGGACGCCGTACAGCCGTCGCGTTGGTTCGGCCACCGCCTCCTCCGGTCTCAGAAGCGATCGTCGATGGCCGGCTCGGGCGGGGTGTGGGCGAGCACCGCCTCGGTGATCGCCCGCAGCTGCGCCACCTGTTCGGGGGTGAGGGGATCGAACAGCAGGCTGCGGACCTGCTCGACGTGGCCGGCGGCGGCCGCCTCCAGGGCGGCGAACCCCTCGTCGGTCAAGGCGGCCAGCCAGCCGCGCTTGTCCTCCGGGCAGGCGGAGCGGCGTACCCAGCCCTTCTGCTCGAGGCGTGCCACCGCGTGCGACACACGGCTGCGCGAGGACTGCGAGCGTTCCGCCAGCTGGCTCATGCGCAAGGTGCGGTCGGGGGACTCGGACAGGCGCACCAGGATCTCGTAGTAGGCGTGCGGGATGCCCGACTCCCGCTGGAGGTGGCGGTCCATCTGGGCGAACAGCGTGCGGTGCATGACCAGGAAGGCGCGCCAGGTCTGCTGCTCGTGCTCGTCGAGCCACCGGGTCTCATCCATGGCCCACACGATACCGGGGGATGGTTGAACCCTCAACGATCTCGTGCTAGGATCTCGTCATGAAGGTTGAGCCTTCAACAAAAGGGGTGGAGTCCCCCAAGGGCCCCCCAAGGAGGAGCGCCATGATCACCCGGCTGAACCACGCGGTGCTGTTCGTCAGCGACGTGGCTCGCAGCGTGGCGTTCTACCGCGACGTGCTGGGGTTCCGCGTCCTGCCGGTCGTCCCCGACGGCGTGGACGCCGCCTTCCTCCAAGCGCCCGGGTCCACCAACGACCACGACCTCGGCCTCTTCGGGATCGGAGCCGACGCCGGCCCATCGCAGGCCGGTCGGGCCACGGTGGGCCTGTACCACCTGGCGTGGGAGGTCGACACCCTGGAAACCCTGGGCGCGCTGCAGGACGCCCTCACCGCAGCCGGCGCGCTGACCGGCGCCAGCGACCACGGCACGACCAAGAGCGTGTACGGGCGTGACCCCGACGGGCTGCAGTTTGAGCTGGCCTGGATCGTGCCCGCCGACCAGCTGACCCCGGAGGCGGTGGCCGCTCGCACCACGATCGGCCGCCTCGACCTTCCCGGCGAGCAGGCCCGCTACGGGCCTGCCACCCGAGGCGGCGTGGGCATCTCCCACGGCGAACCCGGGTAGACCCACCCGCGAGATCCCTCTCTGTCCCGTACCGCCCGATAGCCGACACAAGGAGCATGACCATGGCACAAGCAACCGCCGTCCGCACCGTCGCCGGAACCGAGGTCCCCGAGGCCGGCACCTACCAGATCGACCCCACCCACTCGGCTGTCGAGTTCGTCGTCCGCCACCTCGGCCTGTCCAAGGTCCGGGGACGCTTCAGCGACTTCGGCGGCGACATCACGGTCGCCGAGGACGTCACGCAGTCAACGGCGCAGGTGACCATCCAGGCGGCCAGCATCGACACCCGCGCCGAGGACCGCGACACGCACCTGCGCAGCGGCGACTTCCTCGACGTCGAGCAGCACCCGACGCTGCAGTTCACCGTCACGGGCGTGCGCAGGGAGGGCGACGACTGGCTGGTCGACGGTGACCTCACCGTCCGCGGCACGACCCGCCCGGTGACCCTCGATGTCGCGTTCGACGGTGCCGCCCAGGACCCGTGGGGCAACACCCGTGTCGGGTTC
The genomic region above belongs to Egibacteraceae bacterium and contains:
- a CDS encoding MarR family transcriptional regulator, translated to MDETRWLDEHEQQTWRAFLVMHRTLFAQMDRHLQRESGIPHAYYEILVRLSESPDRTLRMSQLAERSQSSRSRVSHAVARLEQKGWVRRSACPEDKRGWLAALTDEGFAALEAAAAGHVEQVRSLLFDPLTPEQVAQLRAITEAVLAHTPPEPAIDDRF
- a CDS encoding VOC family protein, which translates into the protein MITRLNHAVLFVSDVARSVAFYRDVLGFRVLPVVPDGVDAAFLQAPGSTNDHDLGLFGIGADAGPSQAGRATVGLYHLAWEVDTLETLGALQDALTAAGALTGASDHGTTKSVYGRDPDGLQFELAWIVPADQLTPEAVAARTTIGRLDLPGEQARYGPATRGGVGISHGEPG
- a CDS encoding YceI family protein — translated: MAQATAVRTVAGTEVPEAGTYQIDPTHSAVEFVVRHLGLSKVRGRFSDFGGDITVAEDVTQSTAQVTIQAASIDTRAEDRDTHLRSGDFLDVEQHPTLQFTVTGVRREGDDWLVDGDLTVRGTTRPVTLDVAFDGAAQDPWGNTRVGFTAGTTINREDFGLTWNQALEAGGLLVGRDVRLELTVQAVKQS